From Paenibacillus graminis, a single genomic window includes:
- a CDS encoding FGGY-family carbohydrate kinase, whose product MAIAGIDIGTTGCKCTVYDRFGNFLSEAYREYDTSLKEEHSLDPELVWQQTKIVLQEAAQGIESIMAIGVTSFGEAAILLDSNDDPLTFSLLYTNHKGHEQCERLLEQFGKKQLAQITGLNPSPMYSISKIMFHKENQPELFEKCKKICLFGDYIVYKLSGIRQMDYSLASRTMAFDINSLEWNESILQFAEIDRSLFPETVPIGSKAGKIRTELAQEIGVFDQAIIVSGCHDQVAAAIGTGVRKPGMAVDGTGTVECITPVFGAEISRQSLYKGSYAIVPFVDRQYVTYAFSFTGGALLKWYRDKLAPLEADTAKELGINPYNFFNGQLDASKPSGLLVLPHFSGAATPYMDPESRGAIFGMTTETNRWEIYQALMEGVTFEMALNIERLAEAGIHIQALRATGGGANSDIWLQMKADILNKPVLSLGADQSGTLGCIMLAGVACEIYTSIEEAEQVFIKIKQTYYPDLEKHRQYAKWYRRYKKCYEAAKEVLAME is encoded by the coding sequence ATGGCAATAGCTGGAATCGATATTGGTACAACCGGATGTAAATGTACTGTATACGATAGATTTGGTAATTTTCTCAGTGAAGCCTATCGTGAATATGATACCAGTTTAAAAGAAGAACATTCTTTGGATCCAGAACTCGTTTGGCAGCAAACAAAAATTGTATTACAAGAAGCAGCCCAAGGCATTGAATCCATTATGGCAATAGGTGTTACGTCTTTTGGAGAGGCTGCTATACTACTTGATAGCAATGATGATCCATTAACCTTTTCCCTGCTATATACAAACCATAAAGGCCATGAGCAATGTGAACGATTGTTAGAGCAGTTTGGCAAAAAACAACTAGCTCAGATAACAGGGTTAAACCCCAGCCCCATGTACAGCATTTCCAAAATTATGTTTCATAAAGAAAATCAGCCTGAGCTGTTTGAGAAATGCAAGAAGATTTGCCTATTTGGAGACTACATCGTATATAAGCTTAGCGGCATTCGGCAAATGGATTATTCGCTTGCAAGCAGAACGATGGCTTTTGATATCAATTCGCTGGAATGGAATGAGTCGATCCTGCAGTTTGCGGAAATTGATCGGAGTTTATTTCCTGAAACCGTACCAATAGGTAGCAAAGCAGGTAAAATACGCACAGAGTTGGCGCAAGAGATAGGGGTATTCGATCAAGCTATTATCGTTTCAGGGTGTCATGATCAAGTGGCAGCAGCTATAGGGACAGGTGTACGGAAACCGGGAATGGCAGTTGATGGTACAGGAACTGTTGAATGCATCACTCCCGTTTTTGGCGCGGAGATTAGCCGGCAGTCGCTTTATAAAGGAAGTTACGCGATAGTTCCATTTGTAGACCGTCAGTATGTAACGTACGCTTTTTCGTTTACCGGCGGAGCTTTGCTCAAATGGTACCGTGATAAACTTGCTCCTTTGGAAGCGGATACAGCAAAAGAACTGGGAATAAACCCTTATAACTTTTTTAATGGGCAGCTTGATGCTTCTAAACCATCAGGACTGCTGGTGTTGCCACATTTCTCAGGAGCAGCCACGCCTTACATGGATCCTGAATCAAGAGGCGCTATTTTTGGCATGACCACAGAAACAAATCGGTGGGAAATCTACCAAGCCCTTATGGAAGGTGTAACCTTTGAAATGGCACTGAACATCGAACGGCTAGCTGAAGCGGGTATTCATATTCAAGCATTGCGTGCAACAGGTGGCGGGGCCAATTCGGATATATGGCTACAAATGAAAGCTGATATTCTTAACAAACCTGTCCTTTCATTGGGAGCGGACCAATCAGGTACTTTAGGGTGCATTATGCTAGCAGGGGTGGCTTGCGAAATATATACATCCATTGAGGAAGCCGAGCAGGTATTTATCAAGATTAAACAGACTTATTACCCTGATCTAGAAAAACACAGACAATATGCGAAGTGGTATCGCAGATATAAAAAATGTTACGAAGCTGCCAAAGAAGTACTAGCAATGGAATAG
- a CDS encoding PocR ligand-binding domain-containing protein, whose translation MGLLFNLIDLKELLRNFYTLTNIRTVIFDEFFHELAAYPTRHSSYCHLIRSDPRAESTCIRCDQEACIQCKTQQSLYTYQCHAGLTETVVPIKAEAHVIGYIMFGQVLQTESREQLWSEISKELSSYNLDLEALHQVFMKKRYISKEVINAYAKTMEMSASYLYLSRKLVLKKDSLAQKIDNYISTHIRDDLSVPTLCKFLGISKSHLYKLSQQSFGMGIAEHIRSIRIHQAKQLLGDTDAHIYEIAEQVGIPDYNYFTKTFKRETGVLPTAYRKESSLR comes from the coding sequence ATGGGATTGCTATTTAATCTAATTGATTTGAAAGAACTGCTGCGCAATTTTTACACACTAACTAACATTCGTACAGTAATCTTCGATGAGTTTTTTCATGAATTAGCCGCCTACCCTACTCGCCATTCATCTTACTGTCATCTCATTCGTAGCGATCCACGTGCTGAATCGACTTGTATCCGGTGTGATCAGGAAGCTTGCATTCAATGCAAAACACAACAAAGTTTATACACCTATCAATGTCATGCCGGGTTAACAGAAACCGTGGTACCGATTAAAGCCGAGGCTCATGTTATCGGCTACATCATGTTCGGCCAAGTTCTACAAACTGAATCACGTGAACAATTGTGGAGTGAGATAAGTAAAGAATTAAGCTCATATAATCTTGATCTAGAAGCCCTTCATCAAGTTTTCATGAAAAAAAGATATATCTCCAAGGAAGTCATTAATGCGTATGCCAAAACGATGGAGATGAGTGCAAGCTACCTTTATTTATCCAGAAAATTAGTACTGAAAAAGGATTCCCTAGCCCAAAAGATTGATAATTATATCTCCACACATATTCGCGATGATCTTTCGGTACCTACTCTTTGCAAGTTTTTGGGTATTAGTAAATCACATCTTTATAAGCTCTCGCAACAAAGTTTCGGCATGGGAATAGCCGAACATATCCGCAGCATACGTATCCATCAGGCTAAACAGCTTTTAGGTGATACAGATGCGCATATTTATGAGATAGCAGAACAAGTGGGTATACCCGATTATAACTACTTTACCAAGACATTTAAGCGAGAAACCGGAGTTCTTCCAACTGCCTATAGGAAGGAAAGTTCTCTCCGGTAG
- a CDS encoding family 78 glycoside hydrolase catalytic domain, giving the protein MLSFSVVDLKVNYKSNPVGIDDPHPRLSWLISTETRGFIQSAYQVQVAYAPDFTVQVVWDSGREESDHSVHVEYQGPALKSCTRYYFRVRVWDNLGNPPTWSEPAYWETAFLTENDWQAHWIETSSGILKDENEPCDYFRTEFTVPDDVVSARIYATSLGLYRLYVNGSPADDTLFNPGWTSYDKRLQYQTYEVTSLITAGENALGCIVGNGWYKGYLAWEGKKDFYGKTRALLIQLHLTLSDGSEQIIISDENWRVSTGPLLMSELYHGETYDARLELNGWSHYGYADQEWTKAAVTSPPATTLVAQENEPTRIIDTIKPVAVINTPKGETVLDMGQNMVGWVRFKVTAEAGAVVILQHAEVLDKDGNFYSENLRSAKQAITYTCRGGGEEGYEPYLSFQGFRYVKVEGLPKTPLLKDFTGCVIHTDLLPTGSFSCSDELVNQLQHNIVWGQKGNFLDIPTDCPQRDERLGWTGDAQVFIRTAAFNMNVVPLFEKWLKDLAADQEADGRVPHVIPDVPAAGYGSSAWGDAAVICPWTLYQCYGDIRVLRTQYPSMRAWVEYIRSQGEDEFLWNTGFHFGDWLGLDAKENSYIGATPKDLIATAYYAYSTELLAKTAAVIGKAEDAEKYHRLHQEIIRAFRKEFVTPGGRVASPTQTAYSVALMFDLLEERDRLRTAGMLADHVKENGIHLTTGFVGTPYLCLVLSRFGYTDLAYELVLQKEYPSWLYSVLQGATTIWEHWDGIKQDGSFWSDGMNSFNHYAYGAIGDWLYRVAGGIELLEPGYKRIQIKPQIGKHFTWIETSLESVYGTIRSAWRVQQDGSAELDVVIPANTTAEIIIPSSWPKRILENGVQPDQVSGLYGVEQITQGQKLLVGSGRYLFSFSINQI; this is encoded by the coding sequence GTGCTTAGCTTTAGCGTAGTAGATCTTAAAGTAAATTATAAAAGCAATCCTGTGGGGATCGACGATCCCCATCCCCGGCTTAGCTGGCTCATCAGCACTGAAACCAGGGGTTTTATCCAGTCCGCCTATCAAGTTCAAGTGGCATATGCTCCAGATTTTACAGTCCAAGTTGTATGGGACTCAGGGAGAGAAGAGTCCGATCACAGTGTACATGTTGAATACCAAGGTCCTGCCTTGAAGTCGTGTACCCGTTATTATTTTAGAGTTCGGGTATGGGACAATCTAGGTAATCCACCAACGTGGAGTGAACCGGCGTACTGGGAAACGGCCTTCTTAACGGAAAATGACTGGCAGGCGCATTGGATTGAGACATCTTCCGGCATCCTTAAAGACGAGAATGAGCCATGTGATTATTTTCGAACAGAATTTACAGTTCCAGATGATGTAGTATCAGCACGGATCTATGCAACATCCTTAGGGCTGTACAGGTTGTATGTAAACGGCTCACCGGCCGACGATACACTGTTCAACCCCGGCTGGACCAGCTATGACAAACGCCTCCAGTATCAGACCTATGAAGTAACTTCTTTGATAACTGCCGGAGAAAACGCGCTTGGCTGTATTGTAGGAAACGGGTGGTACAAGGGATATTTGGCATGGGAAGGAAAAAAGGATTTTTATGGGAAAACGCGAGCATTGCTCATACAATTACATCTCACGTTGTCTGATGGGTCTGAACAAATCATTATTTCAGATGAAAACTGGCGTGTCTCAACTGGCCCGCTGCTGATGTCGGAGTTGTACCATGGCGAAACGTATGATGCAAGACTTGAGCTGAACGGATGGTCCCATTACGGTTATGCGGATCAGGAATGGACCAAGGCGGCGGTCACAAGTCCTCCGGCTACAACATTGGTCGCCCAGGAGAATGAACCAACAAGGATCATCGACACCATTAAGCCCGTCGCCGTCATCAATACGCCAAAAGGCGAAACTGTACTGGACATGGGGCAGAATATGGTCGGATGGGTACGGTTTAAAGTGACAGCTGAAGCTGGAGCAGTAGTTATTTTGCAACATGCTGAGGTGCTGGACAAGGACGGGAATTTCTATTCCGAAAATTTGCGTTCTGCTAAGCAAGCCATAACGTATACTTGCCGTGGCGGCGGTGAAGAAGGATATGAGCCATATCTCTCTTTCCAAGGCTTCCGTTATGTAAAAGTCGAGGGCTTACCGAAAACTCCATTGTTGAAGGATTTCACCGGCTGCGTGATTCATACGGATTTGTTGCCGACAGGCAGTTTCAGCTGTTCGGATGAACTGGTGAATCAGCTGCAGCACAATATTGTATGGGGGCAGAAGGGTAACTTTTTGGATATTCCGACAGACTGTCCACAGCGCGATGAGAGATTGGGCTGGACGGGGGATGCGCAGGTCTTTATCCGCACGGCTGCTTTCAATATGAACGTAGTACCCTTGTTTGAAAAATGGTTAAAGGATTTAGCTGCGGATCAGGAAGCTGACGGAAGAGTTCCGCATGTCATTCCCGATGTTCCTGCAGCAGGATATGGTTCATCTGCTTGGGGAGATGCTGCAGTTATTTGTCCATGGACGCTGTATCAATGCTATGGTGACATACGGGTACTTCGTACGCAATATCCAAGCATGAGGGCGTGGGTTGAGTATATCCGCTCACAAGGAGAAGACGAATTCCTATGGAATACGGGATTCCACTTCGGGGATTGGCTGGGGCTGGATGCCAAAGAGAACAGCTACATTGGGGCAACACCAAAGGATCTGATAGCCACTGCATACTATGCATATTCGACGGAGCTCCTGGCAAAGACTGCGGCAGTGATCGGGAAAGCGGAGGATGCGGAGAAGTATCACCGGCTGCACCAGGAAATAATCCGTGCTTTTCGTAAGGAATTCGTAACCCCTGGTGGGCGGGTCGCCTCGCCAACACAAACGGCATATTCAGTAGCACTCATGTTTGATCTTCTGGAGGAGAGGGACCGTCTCCGCACGGCTGGGATGCTGGCCGATCATGTGAAAGAGAATGGAATCCACCTGACAACCGGGTTTGTAGGTACGCCTTATCTTTGTCTTGTTCTATCACGTTTCGGTTATACAGACTTAGCATACGAGCTGGTGCTGCAGAAGGAATACCCTTCCTGGCTATACTCAGTGCTCCAAGGAGCAACCACGATCTGGGAGCACTGGGATGGGATCAAGCAGGACGGCTCCTTCTGGAGCGATGGTATGAACTCTTTTAATCATTATGCTTATGGTGCCATCGGAGATTGGCTGTACCGTGTGGCTGGTGGAATTGAATTACTGGAACCGGGTTATAAGAGAATACAGATTAAGCCGCAAATAGGCAAGCATTTTACCTGGATAGAGACTTCATTGGAATCTGTGTACGGAACAATCCGATCAGCTTGGAGGGTACAGCAGGATGGTTCGGCGGAATTGGATGTTGTAATTCCAGCAAATACAACGGCAGAAATCATTATTCCGAGCAGCTGGCCAAAGCGGATTTTAGAGAACGGAGTACAACCGGATCAGGTATCGGGGCTTTACGGTGTAGAACAAATTACTCAAGGGCAAAAACTGCTGGTAGGGTCCGGAAGATATCTTTTTTCGTTTTCTATTAATCAAATTTAA
- a CDS encoding AraC family transcriptional regulator codes for MKVRQSTYVMSGDSFFEPDIPIFVNRAHETFDLHTHSHEFVEITYVSQGSGVHYIDGEAVSVEHGTLFFIPVGHSHVFRPWTTKKDHPLIVYNCLFQIEYLAELRTTLHQASDICSFFTDEHLPWFSLKDTTGAYHVMFQELHREFSAKAPGYLAVLTSLIVRILTGLYRHRLQISTPVGDRPQWSTIDEAIAFIHSNYGSGIKLSELAARANLSERQFSRIFQQQTGMSFTDYLQTIRMDAACRLLSGTRSSISEISAVSGYADLKFFHRVFKNKIGVTPRQYREAMWEQ; via the coding sequence ATGAAAGTCAGACAGAGCACCTACGTTATGTCAGGAGACAGCTTTTTCGAACCGGATATTCCGATTTTTGTGAACCGGGCTCACGAAACGTTCGATCTACATACGCATTCCCATGAATTTGTTGAGATTACGTATGTCAGCCAAGGCTCGGGGGTTCATTATATTGACGGCGAAGCCGTTTCAGTAGAACATGGTACGTTGTTTTTCATTCCGGTAGGTCATAGTCATGTATTCCGGCCTTGGACCACCAAAAAGGACCACCCCCTTATCGTCTATAACTGTTTGTTTCAGATAGAGTATTTAGCAGAGCTTCGTACCACCTTACATCAGGCTTCGGACATTTGCAGTTTTTTTACTGATGAGCATTTGCCATGGTTCTCTCTGAAAGACACCACAGGTGCATACCATGTCATGTTCCAGGAATTGCACCGTGAATTTTCAGCTAAAGCACCGGGATACTTGGCCGTTCTTACTTCACTTATCGTTCGGATCTTAACTGGTTTATACAGACACCGTTTGCAAATCAGCACACCTGTCGGAGACAGACCGCAATGGAGCACGATTGACGAAGCCATTGCCTTTATTCACTCCAATTATGGCAGTGGAATTAAACTGAGTGAATTGGCAGCAAGGGCAAATCTTAGCGAACGTCAATTCAGCAGGATCTTCCAGCAGCAAACTGGTATGAGCTTTACTGATTACCTGCAGACCATACGCATGGACGCCGCATGCCGTCTGCTGTCCGGAACACGCAGCAGCATAAGTGAAATTTCTGCCGTGTCCGGATATGCGGATTTAAAATTTTTTCACCGGGTGTTTAAAAACAAAATCGGAGTGACTCCCCGGCAATATAGGGAAGCTATGTGGGAGCAATAA